Proteins found in one Bacteroidales bacterium genomic segment:
- the rpoN gene encoding RNA polymerase factor sigma-54, translated as MLNQRLQQKLVQKLSPQQIQMIKLLEIPTMQLEERIKEELEENPALEEGREKTEDNSDDASSQAEDNSDNTDLSIDEYLSSDDTPLYKLNAKNFSQEEQKNEIPFSVGNSFHDQLESQLGLRNIDGRQKALAEYLIGNIDDDGYLRRDISAIVDDLAFSLGIETSEEELEKVLHLIQEFDPPGVGARDLRECLMLQLQQKEEGPDIILAKKILIQHFDEFTKKHYDKIMSRLGVSENELKNAISEILKLNPKPGGSFQSDRVAEHIIPDFILENKDGTLQLSLNSRNIPELRVSRTYTDMLDSYSKNKSDKQTKDAVSFVKQKLDSAKWFIEAIRQRQNTLMHTMEAIVDYQRNYFLSGGDEALLNPMILKDIADTTGFDISTVSRVANSKYVQTPFGIFPLKFFFSEGLQTDSGEEVSTREIKKILQECVENESKRKPLTDDELAAILQEKGYQIARRTVAKYREQLNIPVARLRKQL; from the coding sequence ATGTTAAATCAACGCCTACAGCAAAAGCTGGTTCAAAAGTTATCTCCACAGCAAATCCAGATGATCAAGTTGTTGGAGATACCTACCATGCAATTGGAGGAACGCATAAAAGAAGAGTTGGAGGAAAATCCGGCTTTGGAGGAAGGACGTGAAAAAACGGAGGACAACAGTGACGACGCCTCTTCGCAGGCGGAAGACAATAGTGATAATACTGATTTATCCATAGATGAGTACCTTAGTTCAGATGATACTCCTCTTTATAAATTAAACGCAAAAAATTTCAGCCAGGAAGAACAAAAGAACGAAATTCCCTTTTCTGTCGGCAATAGCTTTCATGATCAGTTGGAAAGTCAATTGGGTCTTCGTAACATAGATGGCCGGCAAAAGGCATTAGCAGAATACCTGATTGGAAATATCGATGATGACGGTTACCTGCGACGTGATATCAGCGCTATTGTTGACGACCTGGCTTTTTCTCTCGGTATAGAGACATCTGAGGAAGAATTAGAAAAAGTATTACATTTAATCCAGGAATTTGATCCTCCGGGAGTGGGGGCTCGTGACCTGCGGGAGTGCCTGATGCTTCAGCTCCAACAAAAGGAAGAAGGCCCGGATATTATATTGGCTAAAAAGATCTTGATCCAACATTTCGATGAATTTACCAAAAAGCATTATGACAAGATCATGTCTCGTTTAGGAGTCAGTGAAAATGAATTAAAAAACGCCATTTCCGAAATCCTGAAATTGAATCCCAAACCTGGAGGATCCTTTCAATCTGACAGGGTTGCTGAACACATTATTCCTGATTTTATACTGGAAAACAAGGACGGTACTTTACAGTTATCTCTGAATTCGCGTAATATCCCTGAATTACGTGTTAGCCGTACATATACCGATATGCTTGATTCCTACAGCAAAAATAAATCCGACAAACAAACCAAGGATGCTGTCAGTTTTGTGAAACAGAAACTGGATTCTGCAAAATGGTTTATTGAAGCCATAAGACAACGTCAAAATACATTAATGCATACCATGGAAGCCATTGTGGATTATCAAAGAAATTACTTTTTGAGCGGTGGCGACGAAGCATTACTTAACCCAATGATATTAAAAGACATTGCTGATACTACAGGATTTGATATATCTACAGTGTCAAGGGTGGCCAACAGTAAATATGTACAGACCCCCTTTGGAATATTTCCTTTAAAATTTTTCTTTTCAGAAGGTTTGCAAACCGATTCGGGAGAAGAAGTGTCTACCCGTGAAATCAAGAAAATCCTGCAGGAATGTGTTGAAAACGAATCAAAACGTAAACCGCTCACTGATGATGAATTAGCGGCAATTCTTCAGGAAAAGGGTTACCAGATAGCACGGCGAACAGTGGCAAAATATAGGGAACAGTTAAACATTCCGGTTGCCCGTTTAAGAAAACAGTTGTAA